In a genomic window of Curtobacterium sp. MCBD17_035:
- a CDS encoding CoA ester lyase: MAIDDRPRTSTSERRAVPAEISRSWLLVAATAEHGFDRAARSRADQVVLDIEDAVDPKRKPEARATVAAWLAGGGSAWVRINDVTTPFWADDVEALRGLPGLRGVVLAKTEAAEQVTDTWHRLGGTHPVVALVESALGIEESTAIARAKGAFRLAFGSGDYRRDTGTSADTLAMAYPRSRLVVASRVGDLPGPIDGPTVGTSHPILREQAQVAVALGLTGKLCLDTDQLPVINEVISPTPADVAWARDFLDDFEARDRVVRDGSDLPRLGRAQKIERLAQAFGVEPR, encoded by the coding sequence ATGGCCATCGACGACCGTCCGCGCACCTCCACCTCCGAACGCCGTGCCGTCCCGGCCGAGATCAGCCGGTCCTGGCTCCTGGTCGCCGCGACCGCCGAGCACGGCTTCGACCGCGCCGCGCGGTCCCGGGCCGATCAGGTCGTGCTCGACATCGAGGACGCAGTCGACCCGAAGCGCAAGCCGGAGGCCCGCGCCACCGTCGCCGCGTGGCTCGCGGGCGGCGGATCGGCATGGGTGCGCATCAACGACGTCACGACGCCGTTCTGGGCGGACGACGTCGAGGCGCTCCGCGGCCTGCCCGGATTGCGGGGCGTGGTCCTCGCCAAGACGGAGGCCGCGGAACAGGTCACCGACACCTGGCACCGCCTCGGGGGCACCCACCCCGTGGTCGCGCTCGTCGAGTCGGCCCTCGGGATCGAGGAGTCCACGGCGATCGCCCGCGCGAAGGGCGCGTTCCGCCTGGCGTTCGGGAGCGGTGACTACCGCCGCGACACCGGTACCTCCGCCGACACCCTGGCCATGGCCTACCCGCGATCCCGGCTCGTGGTCGCGTCACGCGTCGGGGACCTGCCCGGCCCCATCGACGGCCCGACGGTCGGCACGAGTCACCCGATCCTCCGGGAGCAGGCGCAGGTCGCGGTGGCGCTCGGCCTCACCGGCAAGCTGTGCCTCGACACCGACCAGCTGCCCGTGATCAACGAGGTCATCTCGCCCACGCCGGCCGACGTCGCCTGGGCCCGCGACTTCCTCGACGACTTCGAGGCGCGCGACCGCGTGGTCCGGGACGGCAGCGACCTGCCCCGGCTCGGGCGCGCACAGAAGATCGAACGCCTCGCGCAGGCCTTCGGGGTGGAACCCCGATGA
- the soxR gene encoding redox-sensitive transcriptional activator SoxR, with protein MPTATDLLTIGELSRRSGIAPSAIRYYEERGLVTAERTAGNQRLFPRHTLRRLAVLAAGQRAGLSLAEIREAFDALPADRAPNPAEWTALSRRWADAVDTRIRELEALRDDLDGCIGCGCLSLTRCALVNPGDGAARSGPGPHQLHGVRTGSRLHEARSGGDTGIVADTNAARFEPTERPA; from the coding sequence GTGCCGACCGCGACCGACCTGCTGACCATCGGCGAGCTGTCGCGCCGGTCGGGGATCGCCCCGTCGGCCATCCGGTACTACGAGGAACGCGGTCTCGTGACGGCGGAACGGACGGCCGGCAACCAGCGACTGTTCCCGCGCCACACGCTCCGTCGGCTCGCGGTCCTCGCCGCCGGGCAGCGAGCCGGTCTGTCCCTCGCCGAGATCCGCGAGGCGTTCGACGCCCTGCCCGCAGACCGTGCCCCGAACCCGGCGGAGTGGACGGCGCTCTCACGACGATGGGCCGACGCGGTCGACACCCGGATCCGCGAGCTCGAGGCCCTCCGCGACGACCTCGACGGCTGCATCGGGTGCGGCTGTCTGTCGCTGACTCGCTGCGCCCTCGTCAACCCCGGGGACGGCGCCGCCCGCTCCGGCCCCGGTCCGCACCAGCTGCACGGAGTACGCACGGGGTCGCGGCTGCACGAGGCGCGCTCGGGCGGGGACACCGGCATCGTCGCCGACACGAACGCGGCACGGTTCGAACCGACCGAGCGGCCCGCATGA
- a CDS encoding DUF6264 family protein, whose product MTGGTDGGAPDGSRASRPHMETQAEREARIAWEQGGTSLIPPVGRIADRVVTVLLLAATGVMTIVTAVIALVAVLASAPRCHPASGCSTGALVGGGALAAGGAFVVGVAALVLAVWAWIRRRSSWWIAAIGFVVAIGCVVGGGVLSASALGDLGGTTPAGDSPWPGGSGT is encoded by the coding sequence ATGACCGGGGGGACGGACGGCGGCGCGCCGGACGGCAGCCGGGCCTCCCGGCCGCACATGGAGACGCAGGCCGAACGGGAGGCCCGGATCGCGTGGGAGCAGGGCGGCACCTCGCTCATCCCACCGGTCGGGCGCATCGCCGACCGGGTGGTGACGGTCCTGTTGCTGGCCGCGACCGGCGTCATGACCATCGTGACCGCCGTGATCGCGCTCGTCGCGGTCCTGGCATCGGCACCGCGATGCCACCCCGCGAGCGGGTGCTCGACCGGAGCGCTCGTCGGCGGCGGCGCGCTCGCGGCCGGCGGTGCGTTCGTCGTCGGGGTCGCGGCGCTCGTCCTGGCGGTGTGGGCCTGGATCCGCCGGCGGAGCTCGTGGTGGATCGCCGCGATCGGCTTCGTGGTGGCCATCGGATGCGTCGTCGGCGGCGGGGTCCTGTCCGCGTCGGCACTCGGCGACCTCGGCGGCACGACCCCGGCCGGTGACTCTCCGTGGCCCGGCGGGAGCGGGACCTGA